One genomic window of Sulfurovum lithotrophicum includes the following:
- a CDS encoding 3'-5' exonuclease, producing the protein MFGSLTKKWNRKHLTDERFTFLFEEDSGGEVVVFDCETTGLDPKKDGIVSIGAVRIKENRILTDEAMHIYVKQEKQISHESITIHQIRHCDLENAVPIEEAIEEFLYFIGGRTLAGYYLEFDVAMINKYIKPMYGITLPNKQEEVSAIYYDKKISTIPQGNIDLGFETIIEDLALPKLQAHDALNDAVMTAMIYLKLKHTKSLRRT; encoded by the coding sequence GTGTTTGGAAGTTTGACAAAAAAATGGAACCGCAAACATCTGACAGATGAGCGCTTTACTTTTCTGTTCGAGGAAGATTCCGGTGGAGAGGTAGTGGTCTTTGACTGTGAAACGACCGGACTTGACCCCAAAAAAGACGGGATTGTCTCCATCGGTGCGGTCAGAATAAAAGAGAACAGGATCCTGACAGATGAAGCAATGCACATTTACGTGAAGCAGGAGAAGCAGATATCGCATGAGAGTATCACGATCCATCAAATACGCCATTGTGATCTCGAAAATGCCGTTCCCATCGAAGAGGCGATAGAGGAATTTCTCTATTTCATAGGCGGCAGGACACTTGCAGGGTACTACCTGGAGTTCGATGTTGCGATGATAAACAAATACATCAAACCGATGTACGGTATTACTTTACCCAATAAACAAGAGGAGGTTTCAGCAATTTATTACGACAAAAAAATATCCACGATTCCTCAGGGAAACATAGACCTGGGATTTGAGACGATCATCGAGGACCTGGCACTGCCGAAACTTCAGGCGCACGATGCCCTGAACGATGCGGTGATGACGGCGATGATCTATCTTAAATTGAAACATACGAAAAGTCTGAGGCGTACATAA
- a CDS encoding damage-control phosphatase ARMT1 family protein — translation MNIKPDCITCIMNQTLKVCRLLEVDDPTAKKLLDSTAEILVQHDLTYTPPQIAKETYAKIAELTGVDDPVAKAKVHATQMALQVDTAFVQTLHDAVKFAVIGNVIDFGAQKQLDLNETIQTHFHRHFGIDDFEVFEKELKTAKTLVYIGDNTGEHIFDKLLIETITKQYDVEIFYFVRGMPIINDVTVKEAQILQPAATIVDTGVPTPGYDLRYANESSKALFEQADIVLAKGMGNFESLYDETDRAVYYLFIVKCNVVSEAIGQKEGELIFARH, via the coding sequence ATGAACATCAAACCGGACTGTATCACCTGTATTATGAACCAGACACTCAAAGTGTGCAGACTGCTCGAAGTGGACGATCCTACTGCCAAAAAGCTTTTGGACAGTACCGCAGAGATCCTTGTGCAGCATGACCTCACGTACACACCGCCCCAGATCGCAAAAGAGACTTACGCAAAAATAGCTGAACTGACCGGTGTGGATGACCCTGTAGCCAAAGCAAAAGTACATGCTACCCAAATGGCACTGCAGGTCGATACTGCTTTTGTACAGACCCTGCATGATGCGGTAAAATTCGCTGTCATCGGAAATGTCATCGACTTTGGCGCGCAAAAGCAGCTTGATCTCAACGAAACCATACAGACGCATTTCCATCGTCATTTCGGCATTGATGATTTCGAGGTATTCGAAAAAGAGTTGAAAACGGCAAAAACACTGGTCTATATCGGTGACAATACCGGTGAACATATTTTCGACAAACTTCTCATTGAAACGATCACAAAGCAGTATGATGTTGAAATATTCTATTTCGTACGGGGGATGCCTATTATCAATGATGTTACTGTCAAAGAGGCACAAATACTGCAGCCCGCAGCAACTATTGTCGACACAGGCGTACCGACACCGGGCTATGACCTGCGCTATGCCAACGAATCATCCAAAGCACTGTTCGAACAGGCAGATATCGTACTGGCCAAAGGCATGGGGAATTTTGAAAGCCTGTACGATGAAACCGACCGTGCGGTCTACTACCTTTTCATCGTCAAATGCAATGTAGTCTCAGAAGCGATCGGACAGAAAGAGGGAGAACTGATCTTTGCCCGACATTGA
- a CDS encoding cation acetate symporter produces the protein MKKFLFISLTLLLSVAAVASGTIEGEVQKQPLNISAIIMFLIFVSGTLGITYWAAKRTKTAKDFYTAGGGITGFQNGMAIAGDYMSAASFLGISGLVYLKGYDGLIYSIGFLVGWPVILFLISERLRNLGKYTFADVAAYRLKQTPIRTLAALGSIATVILYLIAQMVGAGKLIQLLFGLPYELAVVLVGALMILYVTFGGMLATTWVQIIKAGLLLSGATFMAIAVMAHFGFSLEALFAKAVEVHPKHQAIMAPGGLVSDPVSAISLGIALMFGTAGLPHILMRFFTVADAKEARKSVFFATGFIGYFYILTFIIGFGAIVMVLNNPQYLDVAKQAISGGSPILGGNNMAAIHLSHAVGGNFFLGFISAVAFATILAVVSGLTLAGASAISHDLYANVFKRGEVDEVKEMKVSKIATVILGIITIILGIAFEKQNIAFVVGLAFAIAASANFPVLFLSMFWSKLTTRGAVIGGSLGLATAVMLVILGPIVWVQIFGYETPVFPYKYPALFSVTVAFVGIWFFSITDNSENAKLEREAFEAQDIRSQTGIGAEGASAH, from the coding sequence ATGAAAAAGTTTCTGTTTATATCATTGACACTTCTGTTGAGTGTGGCCGCGGTGGCATCGGGTACGATCGAAGGCGAGGTGCAGAAGCAGCCGTTGAATATCTCGGCCATCATCATGTTCCTTATTTTCGTGAGTGGTACGCTCGGTATTACCTACTGGGCGGCAAAAAGAACGAAGACTGCGAAGGATTTCTATACTGCCGGCGGCGGGATCACCGGCTTTCAGAACGGTATGGCGATCGCGGGTGACTATATGTCGGCGGCTTCGTTCCTGGGTATTTCCGGCCTGGTCTATCTGAAAGGATATGACGGACTGATCTATTCCATCGGTTTCCTTGTCGGCTGGCCTGTCATTCTTTTCCTTATTTCAGAGAGACTGAGAAACCTCGGTAAGTACACTTTCGCCGATGTTGCAGCCTACAGACTCAAGCAGACACCCATCAGAACACTGGCAGCACTCGGTTCCATCGCGACGGTCATCCTCTACCTGATCGCCCAGATGGTTGGTGCGGGTAAACTGATCCAGCTGCTGTTCGGTCTTCCGTATGAGCTGGCGGTTGTTCTCGTCGGTGCACTGATGATCCTCTATGTGACGTTCGGTGGTATGCTGGCGACTACCTGGGTACAGATCATCAAAGCGGGACTGCTGCTTTCGGGTGCGACGTTCATGGCGATCGCAGTTATGGCGCACTTCGGGTTCTCGCTTGAGGCGCTGTTTGCCAAAGCGGTGGAAGTGCATCCGAAACATCAGGCCATCATGGCGCCTGGAGGACTGGTTTCAGACCCTGTTTCGGCGATCTCACTCGGTATTGCGCTGATGTTCGGTACGGCGGGACTTCCTCACATCCTGATGAGATTCTTTACCGTTGCCGATGCCAAAGAGGCGAGAAAATCGGTCTTTTTTGCAACCGGTTTCATTGGGTATTTCTATATCCTGACTTTTATCATCGGTTTTGGTGCGATCGTTATGGTACTCAACAACCCTCAGTATCTCGATGTGGCGAAGCAGGCGATTAGCGGCGGTTCACCGATACTTGGCGGTAACAACATGGCTGCGATCCACCTCTCCCATGCAGTGGGCGGGAACTTCTTCCTCGGGTTCATCTCGGCGGTAGCGTTCGCGACGATCCTTGCGGTCGTTTCAGGCCTGACACTTGCGGGTGCTTCGGCGATCTCGCACGACCTCTACGCCAACGTGTTTAAAAGAGGCGAGGTAGACGAGGTTAAAGAGATGAAAGTCTCCAAGATAGCGACTGTGATCCTTGGTATCATCACGATCATTCTGGGTATCGCATTTGAAAAGCAGAACATCGCTTTCGTGGTCGGTTTGGCATTCGCCATCGCAGCATCGGCGAACTTCCCGGTACTCTTCCTCTCCATGTTCTGGAGCAAGCTGACCACAAGAGGTGCGGTCATCGGTGGAAGTCTCGGACTTGCAACGGCAGTCATGCTTGTGATCCTCGGTCCGATCGTATGGGTGCAGATCTTCGGCTATGAAACACCGGTCTTCCCGTACAAGTATCCGGCACTCTTCTCTGTGACGGTAGCGTTCGTGGGTATCTGGTTCTTCTCCATCACTGACAACAGTGAAAATGCGAAACTGGAGAGAGAAGCCTTCGAAGCGCAGGATATCCGTTCACAGACAGGTATCGGTGCAGAAGGTGCCTCGGCACACTAA
- a CDS encoding cache domain-containing protein, which yields MIHYPKNGYLFMTHAFFKNRSITSLYMWGMLIIFLFVILFTTLVVYEEYSDLEKETAVIRKQYIEEQKSTIRYDIDRVLGFIEHSYGSWKNILDEEKLKSQVINAIEELYGRPDGTGYVFIYDFNGTNLSDPIHLQNKGKNLYTFKDPNGVEVIKELINVSQEPDGGFVKYMWIKPGTGMAASKLSYARAFKPWKWMVGTGVYLDEVEKLIVQRKAVLKDLLVKYMMDIFTLTVIFLGIGFAGIAIINKMIGKEIDTFRSFFKKAAKSHTTIDEEQIHLREFKRMVKYINTMVDTIHKRNEKLQEMNLTLEKKVEEKTEDLREKNRLLEKEKEFSESLVKAQDSFIKHSIHEINTPLAVIMMHIDMHKIKFGEDKYLSQIEAASKMIANIYDDLSYMVKKDRFEYDKKWISFSLFLEERIAFFAEIARGNKHRIISKIEPEITLWFSDIELQRIIDNNLSNAVKYADRNSNIEVTLDHKEEGRTVLSFKTHSKPIEDTGLIFEPFHQEESVHGGFGLGLEIVRSICEKEGVKVEVISDTEITIFSYTFHNSTERSPDEDPLA from the coding sequence ATGATACACTATCCAAAAAACGGATATCTTTTTATGACACATGCTTTTTTCAAAAATCGATCGATCACTTCTCTCTATATGTGGGGAATGCTGATCATCTTTCTTTTTGTCATTCTTTTCACCACTCTTGTCGTGTATGAGGAGTACAGTGATCTGGAAAAAGAGACAGCGGTTATACGCAAACAGTATATAGAGGAACAGAAAAGTACGATCAGGTACGATATTGACAGGGTTCTGGGTTTCATTGAACATAGTTACGGTAGCTGGAAGAATATACTGGACGAAGAGAAACTCAAATCACAGGTCATCAATGCAATAGAAGAATTGTATGGCCGTCCGGACGGAACAGGATATGTCTTTATCTATGATTTTAACGGTACCAATCTTTCCGACCCGATACATCTCCAAAACAAGGGTAAGAACCTTTATACTTTCAAAGACCCCAATGGCGTGGAGGTCATCAAGGAACTCATAAATGTTTCTCAGGAACCTGACGGCGGTTTCGTAAAATATATGTGGATCAAACCCGGAACCGGTATGGCTGCTTCAAAGCTGTCTTATGCCAGGGCTTTCAAACCTTGGAAGTGGATGGTGGGTACGGGTGTGTATCTTGATGAAGTGGAAAAACTCATTGTCCAGAGAAAAGCAGTACTCAAAGACCTCCTTGTCAAATATATGATGGACATCTTCACCTTGACTGTTATTTTCCTTGGCATAGGCTTTGCGGGCATTGCCATTATCAACAAAATGATCGGCAAAGAGATAGACACTTTCAGGTCCTTCTTCAAAAAGGCAGCAAAAAGCCATACAACGATCGATGAAGAGCAGATACACCTTCGTGAATTCAAACGCATGGTGAAATACATAAACACCATGGTCGATACCATTCACAAACGGAACGAAAAACTTCAAGAGATGAATCTGACACTCGAGAAGAAGGTAGAGGAGAAGACCGAAGACCTAAGAGAAAAGAACAGGCTGCTTGAGAAGGAAAAGGAGTTCAGTGAATCTCTGGTGAAGGCACAGGACAGCTTCATCAAGCACTCTATACACGAGATCAACACGCCCCTTGCAGTGATTATGATGCATATAGACATGCACAAGATCAAGTTTGGGGAAGACAAATACCTCTCCCAGATAGAGGCTGCAAGCAAGATGATCGCCAATATCTATGACGATCTGAGCTATATGGTCAAAAAAGACCGTTTTGAGTACGACAAGAAATGGATCTCTTTTTCTCTTTTCCTTGAAGAGCGCATAGCATTTTTTGCGGAGATCGCCAGGGGAAACAAGCACAGGATCATCTCGAAGATTGAACCGGAGATCACACTTTGGTTTTCCGATATTGAGCTGCAGCGCATCATAGACAACAACCTGTCCAATGCGGTAAAGTATGCCGACAGGAACAGTAATATAGAAGTTACTTTGGACCACAAAGAGGAAGGAAGAACAGTACTCTCCTTCAAAACACATTCCAAGCCGATAGAAGACACCGGCCTGATCTTCGAACCTTTTCACCAGGAAGAATCCGTACACGGTGGTTTTGGTCTGGGGCTGGAGATCGTCAGGTCCATCTGTGAAAAAGAAGGGGTTAAAGTCGAAGTGATATCGGACACTGAGATAACGATATTTAGCTATACTTTCCATAACAGTACCGAAAGGAGTCCCGATGAAGATCCTCTTGCTTGA
- a CDS encoding DUF485 domain-containing protein, whose product MTKEQIEHVRNNPKYQKLVKERSRFAWTLSIIMLVVYYAFILTIAFDPSLLGIRMGDGVMTIGIPIGVAIIIIAFILTGVYVRRANSEFDELSHQVKEELKDIA is encoded by the coding sequence ATGACAAAAGAACAGATCGAACACGTTCGGAACAATCCGAAGTATCAGAAGCTCGTAAAAGAGAGAAGCCGGTTCGCCTGGACGCTCTCCATCATTATGCTGGTCGTCTACTATGCATTCATCCTGACGATCGCATTCGATCCGTCACTGTTGGGTATACGCATGGGTGACGGCGTCATGACCATCGGTATTCCTATCGGTGTGGCAATCATTATTATCGCGTTTATTTTGACGGGTGTCTATGTCAGAAGGGCCAACAGTGAATTTGATGAACTCAGTCATCAGGTCAAAGAAGAGTTGAAGGATATTGCATAA
- a CDS encoding DUF481 domain-containing protein, translating to MLTKILLSILCSVSLSYGFVSVKPPVIGEKEGWDGEISLGGAYNSGNTDSSAVNFGLKAEYHETIWMLYSLASYTYGEANGEKNKDQGIFHLRYIHNIGNTLYDYEIFGQTEFNKFQDIKVRNLAGANIRRKITDFFDRCYVGLGLFYSHMEPDVVSDLNPVYDRIKLNTYLSFTKKVNEHFSVTYLGFYQPNVEDFSDYRIYQILQLDTLLGKNLSLGLDFSHKYNATPYHQVDKTDISSMISLKYKLK from the coding sequence ATGCTTACAAAAATCCTGCTTTCCATTCTCTGTTCTGTATCCCTCTCTTACGGTTTCGTATCGGTAAAACCGCCGGTCATCGGTGAAAAGGAAGGATGGGACGGAGAAATCAGTCTCGGCGGTGCCTACAATTCGGGCAATACTGACTCTTCTGCCGTGAATTTCGGCCTTAAAGCAGAATACCATGAAACTATCTGGATGCTCTATTCACTCGCTTCCTATACCTACGGTGAGGCCAACGGGGAAAAGAACAAGGACCAGGGGATCTTTCATCTGCGATACATACACAATATCGGAAATACTTTGTATGACTACGAAATCTTCGGACAAACTGAATTCAATAAGTTTCAGGATATCAAGGTACGAAACCTTGCGGGAGCCAATATCAGACGGAAGATTACAGACTTCTTTGACCGCTGCTATGTCGGTCTGGGACTTTTCTACTCCCATATGGAACCCGATGTCGTATCAGACCTGAACCCTGTTTATGATCGTATCAAACTCAACACGTACCTCTCCTTTACCAAAAAAGTCAATGAACATTTCTCCGTTACCTATCTTGGCTTCTATCAGCCCAATGTCGAAGACTTTTCCGACTATCGTATCTACCAGATACTCCAGCTTGACACGCTTCTTGGCAAAAATCTCTCCCTGGGTCTCGACTTTAGCCACAAATACAATGCCACTCCCTATCATCAGGTGGACAAAACTGACATCAGCTCAATGATCTCACTCAAATACAAGCTTAAGTAA
- a CDS encoding OprD family outer membrane porin, with protein sequence MKLVKLSLAAILAMGIAYAHDEASTDGNVNHGSVAEVINDGDDSNGEIFGQARSFYVDRTYSYATKPDNNRNSWAIGGYIGYKTPVMSGFSAAAAVYGTYGFDIHDQSLEDDFRDGLGVTRYDPSLQGYNGDNYAFIGQAYLNYKTDNTNLKAGRMRLDTPLAGADDARMLPNLFEAALVSNTDIENTTLIAGHVFRETVGTFANVYMPHDRTKAGSMLALHSGYGLGAELGLSGDFVNMGTIALGDETQTGLDNSTAGVTAIAAIYSGIEGLKLQAWDYIGWDILNALYLQADYNFKVNEDVNMFVAGQYINESDIGSYLERLTGAGISSNYGAAKIGVKYAGLTAYAAYSISGDASGPANLGTITPWGGMPAFTQGMVTRHQFFADTDAWKVAATYNFKDMGLNLKATVYYTSFDVGADNAYSPGNSWTATEPGFDFIYTPESVKGLQLRFRGNFPDDFSSSGTGWDEYRLIANYNF encoded by the coding sequence ATGAAGTTAGTAAAATTAAGTCTTGCTGCTATTTTGGCAATGGGTATTGCTTATGCACATGACGAGGCAAGTACAGATGGAAACGTCAACCATGGATCAGTTGCAGAAGTGATCAATGATGGAGATGACAGCAATGGAGAGATCTTTGGACAGGCAAGGTCTTTCTATGTAGACAGAACATATAGCTATGCAACTAAACCAGATAATAACCGTAACTCTTGGGCTATAGGTGGTTACATTGGGTATAAAACACCGGTAATGAGTGGTTTTTCAGCCGCAGCCGCGGTATATGGAACTTATGGATTTGATATACATGATCAATCACTTGAAGATGATTTCCGTGATGGCTTAGGTGTTACAAGGTATGACCCATCCCTACAAGGATACAATGGTGACAACTATGCATTTATTGGACAGGCATACCTGAACTATAAAACAGATAATACGAACTTAAAAGCAGGTCGCATGAGACTTGATACACCGCTTGCAGGTGCAGATGATGCCAGAATGCTTCCAAACCTTTTTGAAGCAGCCTTGGTAAGTAATACGGACATTGAAAATACGACCTTGATTGCAGGACATGTGTTCAGAGAAACCGTTGGTACTTTTGCTAATGTTTATATGCCGCATGATCGTACAAAAGCAGGCTCAATGCTTGCATTGCATAGTGGTTACGGTTTAGGTGCAGAGTTGGGACTTAGTGGTGATTTTGTCAACATGGGTACGATCGCACTTGGTGATGAAACACAGACAGGATTGGACAACAGTACTGCTGGTGTGACAGCCATTGCAGCTATCTATAGTGGTATTGAAGGGCTTAAACTGCAAGCTTGGGATTATATCGGATGGGATATTCTGAATGCACTATATCTACAGGCTGACTATAACTTCAAAGTAAATGAAGATGTAAATATGTTCGTTGCCGGCCAGTATATTAATGAGAGTGATATCGGTAGCTATCTTGAGCGTTTGACCGGTGCAGGTATCAGCAGTAATTATGGTGCGGCAAAAATCGGTGTGAAGTATGCGGGACTTACTGCATATGCAGCATATTCAATTTCTGGTGATGCAAGTGGTCCTGCCAATCTTGGAACGATCACTCCCTGGGGTGGTATGCCGGCCTTTACTCAAGGAATGGTGACAAGACACCAGTTCTTTGCAGATACGGATGCGTGGAAAGTTGCTGCAACTTATAATTTCAAAGATATGGGATTAAACCTTAAAGCAACGGTATACTATACAAGTTTTGATGTAGGTGCTGATAATGCGTATAGTCCTGGAAACAGCTGGACAGCAACAGAACCGGGGTTTGACTTTATTTATACACCGGAATCTGTTAAAGGACTTCAGTTGAGATTTAGAGGAAACTTCCCAGATGATTTTTCATCTAGTGGAACAGGATGGGATGAGTACAGACTTATCGCAAACTACAATTTTTAA
- a CDS encoding response regulator transcription factor, translated as MKILLLEDELMLQTAMVEYLTDSGYEVDAHEDGKEALESSLQNSYDLFIFDINTPSIDGLTLLDKLQTEKIFVPTIFISAITEIEQISKAYELGCYDYLKKPFHLKELTLHIERLLKMANIAPKCIVNISKMYSYDLECKRLLFDNEEQTLTLKQAQIIDLFASNINKIVDFDMLRHYVWEDANVDNATIRAEIHRVKKVLKEELVESLKGIGYRMTQKH; from the coding sequence ATGAAGATCCTCTTGCTTGAAGATGAGCTGATGCTGCAGACAGCCATGGTCGAGTACCTTACGGACAGCGGATATGAAGTGGATGCCCATGAGGACGGAAAAGAGGCGCTTGAAAGCTCTCTGCAAAACAGTTATGACCTCTTCATCTTCGATATCAATACCCCATCCATAGACGGACTCACGCTTCTTGACAAGCTGCAGACGGAGAAAATATTCGTCCCCACCATCTTCATCTCGGCGATCACCGAGATAGAGCAGATATCAAAGGCGTATGAACTTGGATGCTACGACTACCTCAAAAAGCCTTTTCATCTCAAGGAACTTACATTACATATAGAACGGCTGCTCAAAATGGCCAACATCGCTCCCAAATGCATCGTCAATATCAGCAAGATGTACAGTTATGACCTGGAGTGTAAAAGACTGCTCTTCGACAATGAGGAGCAGACACTGACCCTCAAACAGGCCCAGATTATCGATCTGTTCGCTTCCAACATCAACAAGATCGTCGATTTTGATATGCTCAGGCATTATGTCTGGGAAGATGCGAATGTGGACAACGCCACTATCAGAGCGGAGATACATAGGGTAAAGAAGGTCCTGAAAGAGGAGCTTGTAGAAAGCCTCAAGGGCATCGGTTACCGCATGACCCAGAAACACTGA
- a CDS encoding putative nucleotidyltransferase substrate binding domain-containing protein codes for MIALLERLHAHLPFSLLDRQELQTIESSAVIAYYPEGKKLISAQRRPERLYYIIKGVVEARKNDELIDLYHEDDSFGGIEIIEEQESAYDYRVIEELICYEIPGEIILKLCEKNSDFKNYFFSSIVERIEMIKERQESAKMADIMVARIDEAILHDACLVDADIPIVEALAKLESEKAVALLVKNEKGYGIVTDADLRKYILHKEEQNLETISQIQSYPIIAVHEGELLFNVLLLMTGNSIKHLPVTDGNDDPVGILTLIDLLSYFANQSHIIGNQIEKAEDIESVVDASKRIDVMIKTLHYKGVKSRYIARLVSEMHKKMYARIFALIFPATWHERCTLLLLGSEGRGEQILKTDQDNAMVFEKGFEPEEKEKYLLKFTETLDAIGFPRCEGNVMVINPKWAKNAGAYKEEIRRWIEMPDYQGVMDLAIFYDAFAVAGNIDLFKGLREMLLHEVKEHTAFLPYFAKSVESFESPIGLFSRFVSTDKAHKDEIDIKKGAIFALVHGVRALALEHGITKTNTNERIKALNDVGYMDKKDASNLIETLEVLNTFRLHARLEKLEHGKVPDNYVDWNVLSKLERDTLKEALKMVESFKKRVAYHFHLSIVS; via the coding sequence ATGATAGCCTTACTTGAGAGACTCCACGCTCACTTGCCGTTTTCACTTTTGGACCGGCAGGAGTTGCAGACCATAGAGTCAAGTGCAGTGATCGCCTATTACCCTGAGGGCAAAAAGCTCATTTCTGCCCAACGCAGGCCCGAGAGACTCTACTATATCATCAAAGGTGTTGTGGAAGCCAGAAAGAATGATGAACTCATAGACCTCTACCACGAGGACGACAGCTTTGGAGGCATAGAGATCATAGAGGAGCAGGAATCGGCCTATGACTACCGTGTCATTGAAGAGCTGATATGCTATGAGATACCCGGCGAGATAATCCTGAAGCTCTGTGAAAAGAATAGCGACTTCAAGAACTACTTCTTTTCTTCCATCGTTGAACGCATAGAAATGATCAAAGAGCGCCAGGAAAGTGCCAAAATGGCTGACATTATGGTCGCACGTATCGATGAAGCCATACTGCACGATGCCTGCCTGGTGGATGCCGATATACCCATTGTCGAAGCACTTGCCAAACTCGAAAGTGAAAAAGCCGTAGCGCTGCTTGTGAAGAATGAAAAGGGTTACGGTATCGTGACCGATGCGGACCTGCGCAAGTACATTTTGCACAAAGAAGAGCAGAACCTCGAAACGATCTCGCAGATTCAGAGCTACCCGATCATTGCCGTCCATGAGGGAGAGTTGCTCTTTAATGTGCTGCTTCTGATGACGGGGAATTCCATCAAGCACCTCCCCGTGACTGACGGGAACGATGACCCCGTCGGTATACTTACCCTCATCGACCTTTTGAGCTATTTTGCAAACCAGTCCCATATCATAGGCAACCAGATCGAAAAGGCTGAGGATATCGAAAGTGTCGTCGATGCCTCCAAGCGCATCGATGTCATGATAAAGACCCTGCATTACAAAGGAGTGAAGTCACGCTATATCGCCAGACTGGTCTCGGAGATGCACAAAAAGATGTATGCGCGCATTTTTGCACTGATCTTTCCTGCAACATGGCATGAAAGATGTACGCTGCTGCTGCTCGGCAGCGAGGGCAGGGGAGAGCAGATACTCAAGACCGATCAGGACAACGCGATGGTTTTCGAAAAGGGGTTCGAACCTGAAGAGAAAGAGAAGTACCTTCTGAAGTTCACTGAAACGCTCGATGCCATCGGTTTTCCGCGCTGTGAAGGCAATGTTATGGTCATCAACCCCAAATGGGCCAAGAATGCCGGCGCATACAAGGAGGAGATCAGACGCTGGATCGAAATGCCTGACTATCAGGGAGTGATGGACCTTGCCATATTCTATGATGCCTTTGCCGTGGCAGGGAACATAGACCTTTTCAAAGGGCTTAGGGAGATGCTCCTGCATGAAGTGAAAGAGCACACGGCCTTTTTGCCCTATTTTGCAAAATCTGTGGAGAGTTTCGAGTCTCCCATAGGGCTCTTCTCACGTTTTGTCAGCACGGACAAAGCGCATAAAGACGAGATCGACATCAAAAAAGGGGCGATCTTCGCACTGGTACACGGCGTGAGGGCGCTGGCTCTTGAACACGGCATCACCAAGACCAATACCAATGAACGCATCAAAGCCCTGAACGACGTTGGCTACATGGACAAGAAAGATGCCTCCAACCTCATAGAGACGCTTGAAGTACTCAACACGTTCCGTCTGCATGCCAGACTGGAGAAGCTGGAGCACGGCAAAGTCCCGGATAATTACGTTGATTGGAATGTACTGAGTAAACTGGAAAGAGATACGCTCAAAGAAGCGCTCAAAATGGTAGAGTCATTCAAGAAGCGAGTAGCGTACCACTTTCATCTTTCCATAGTGAGTTGA